In one Mucilaginibacter ginsenosidivorax genomic region, the following are encoded:
- a CDS encoding GNAT family N-acetyltransferase gives MNIITQTPRLLIREFTTADEALSLIMDEDERLTQYVKKRTPAESKQVFKDTLKDYKNKTGLGRWGIFNVADNDFIGVCMLKPSESDGDKIELGYRLHLKYWGQGIATELSKALINYGFNKVGLTEIYAVTHPHNAASQKVLLKAGLQRFGEAFWYGEDLPFFRVRKGAI, from the coding sequence ATGAACATTATCACTCAAACGCCCCGCTTGTTGATCCGCGAATTTACTACTGCCGACGAAGCCCTGTCCCTGATTATGGATGAGGACGAACGTCTTACGCAATACGTAAAAAAGCGCACCCCCGCCGAAAGCAAGCAGGTGTTTAAGGATACGCTAAAAGATTACAAAAACAAAACCGGCCTTGGCCGCTGGGGAATTTTCAACGTGGCCGATAATGATTTCATTGGCGTATGCATGCTAAAACCCAGCGAATCCGATGGCGATAAAATTGAATTGGGCTACCGGCTGCATCTTAAATATTGGGGACAAGGCATCGCCACCGAACTTTCAAAGGCTTTGATTAATTACGGTTTCAACAAAGTTGGGTTAACAGAAATTTATGCCGTTACCCATCCGCATAACGCCGCTTCGCAAAAGGTTTTGTTAAAAGCCGGCCTGCAACGTTTCGGCGAAGCTTTTTGGTATGGAGAGGATTTGCCGTTTTTTAGGGTAAGAAAAGGGGCGATTTAA
- a CDS encoding low molecular weight protein-tyrosine-phosphatase, protein MKILMVCLGNICRSPLAEGIMQHLSDEQGLGWQVDSAGTGNWHVGEGPDRRSVRAARNHGIDISGQICRLFRKSDFDEFDHIFVMDKYNLSDILDMARNDEHAQKVKLLLGDKIVPDPYHDDTQFEPVFELIKVGCKDIIRELTGK, encoded by the coding sequence ATGAAAATACTAATGGTATGCCTCGGTAACATCTGCCGTTCGCCGCTGGCCGAGGGGATAATGCAGCACCTGAGCGACGAGCAGGGTTTGGGCTGGCAGGTTGATTCGGCCGGCACCGGAAACTGGCACGTAGGCGAGGGACCCGACAGGCGCTCAGTACGCGCGGCGCGAAACCACGGAATTGATATAAGCGGGCAAATTTGCCGCCTGTTCAGGAAAAGCGACTTCGACGAGTTTGACCATATTTTTGTGATGGATAAGTACAACCTTAGCGATATCCTGGACATGGCCCGCAATGACGAACATGCACAAAAAGTAAAACTCCTGTTAGGCGATAAAATTGTGCCCGATCCATACCACGATGACACCCAGTTTGAACCGGTATTTGAGCTGATAAAAGTTGGATGTAAGGATATTATAAGGGAGTTAACGGGGAAGTAA
- a CDS encoding S1/P1 nuclease produces MKTSILKKIVFFVAICYIPVQSMAWGTNGHRICGQIADSYLTPKARKAIQAILGDESIAITSNWADFIKSDPAYGYLYNWHFIDLDKAYTYPELQTYLKADTATDAYTKMNFLIAGLKNKSTTKANKLLYLRMLIHIVEDVHQPFHTGHTSDKGGNDFKVQWFGKDSNLHSVWDSQLIDNQQLSYTEYAAWINHSTAAQRAALQKAPISQWLFESNQLAEKFYADIKPGDNLTYKYNFNHIATLNQQLLKAGIRLAGVLNQLFG; encoded by the coding sequence ATGAAAACATCAATCTTAAAAAAAATCGTTTTTTTTGTAGCCATATGCTACATCCCGGTACAAAGCATGGCATGGGGTACCAACGGCCACCGCATTTGCGGCCAGATAGCCGATAGCTATTTAACGCCCAAGGCACGCAAAGCTATACAGGCTATTTTAGGTGACGAGTCGATAGCTATTACCAGCAACTGGGCCGATTTTATTAAGTCGGACCCTGCTTACGGCTACCTGTACAACTGGCATTTTATCGACCTGGATAAGGCTTACACCTATCCCGAATTGCAAACCTATTTAAAAGCCGATACAGCTACTGATGCCTATACCAAAATGAATTTTTTGATAGCCGGTCTTAAAAATAAAAGCACAACCAAAGCCAACAAACTGCTTTACCTGCGTATGCTGATCCATATTGTTGAGGATGTGCACCAGCCCTTTCATACAGGCCACACCAGCGATAAAGGCGGTAACGACTTTAAAGTACAATGGTTTGGCAAGGATAGCAACCTGCACTCGGTTTGGGATAGCCAGCTGATAGATAACCAGCAATTAAGCTATACCGAATATGCCGCCTGGATAAACCACAGCACCGCCGCCCAGCGCGCCGCCCTGCAAAAAGCCCCAATAAGCCAATGGCTGTTTGAAAGCAACCAACTGGCCGAAAAGTTTTATGCCGACATTAAACCGGGCGATAACCTTACTTACAAATACAATTTTAACCACATAGCCACACTGAATCAACAACTCCTTAAAGCCGGCATCCGGCTGGCAGGAGTGCTGAATCAGTTGTTTGGTTGA
- a CDS encoding fumarate hydratase produces the protein MKKAFHFQPSAFSKKNFHLSPFTFCLNKAFYLLPFAVYLSGCSMNPNMQKPGLTYLQGEWKQDSVPAEKRLVTYSLYDIKFSCDSFVMKISTVSKVNYGADTCMNKGHWDEYIRGTYSQKLDTLHLKGEFCNANLSYKDEKTCFRWGDYEEFFKVKQTKDSLIQFTSTSSVIPINARLVKKTSCIPKPL, from the coding sequence ATGAAAAAGGCTTTTCACTTTCAGCCTTCGGCTTTCAGCAAAAAAAACTTTCACCTTTCGCCTTTCACCTTTTGCCTCAATAAAGCCTTTTACCTTTTACCTTTCGCCGTTTACCTCAGCGGCTGCAGCATGAACCCTAACATGCAAAAGCCAGGATTAACTTATTTACAGGGCGAGTGGAAGCAGGATTCGGTTCCGGCAGAGAAGAGGTTAGTTACCTATTCGCTGTACGATATTAAATTTAGCTGCGATTCGTTTGTGATGAAGATAAGTACCGTAAGCAAGGTAAACTATGGTGCCGATACCTGCATGAATAAGGGGCATTGGGACGAGTACATCCGCGGCACCTATTCCCAAAAGCTGGATACCCTGCATCTTAAAGGCGAATTTTGCAACGCCAACCTGAGTTACAAAGACGAGAAAACCTGTTTCCGCTGGGGCGATTACGAGGAGTTTTTTAAAGTAAAACAAACTAAAGATTCGCTCATTCAATTTACAAGTACATCAAGCGTAATACCCATTAACGCGCGTTTGGTTAAAAAAACAAGCTGCATCCCAAAACCATTATAA
- the fumC gene encoding class II fumarate hydratase, whose translation MSFRTEHDTMGEVQVPADKYWGAQTERSRNNFKIGPEASMPKEIIDAFAYLKKAAAYTNTDLGVLSAEKRDLIAQVCDEILAGSLASEFPLVIWQTGSGTQSNMNVNEVVANRAHVLQGNKLGEGKTFIHPNDDVNKSQSSNDTYPTAMHIAAYKILMDVTIPGIEKLRDTLQAKVEAFKSVVKIGRTHLMDATPLTLGQEFSGYVSQLNHGLKALRNTLDHLSELALGGTAVGTGINTPKGYDVKVAEYIAQFTGLPFITAENKFEALAAHDAIVESHGALKQIAVSLMKIANDIRMLASGPRSGIGEIHIPDNEPGSSIMPGKVNPTQNEAVTMVAAQVMGNDVTISIGGSNGHYELNVFKPVMAANFLQSARLIGDACVSFNDHCAVGIEPNYDGIKKHLENSLMLVTALNPHIGYENAAKIAKTALKENKSLREAAIGLGLLTNEQFDQWVRPENMIGSL comes from the coding sequence ATGAGTTTCAGAACCGAACACGATACCATGGGCGAGGTACAGGTACCTGCCGATAAATACTGGGGAGCACAAACAGAACGTTCACGCAACAACTTTAAAATTGGTCCGGAGGCTTCTATGCCCAAAGAGATCATCGACGCGTTTGCTTATCTGAAAAAAGCTGCCGCTTATACCAATACCGACTTAGGCGTACTATCTGCCGAAAAACGCGACCTGATAGCGCAGGTTTGCGACGAGATTTTGGCCGGCTCGCTGGCATCAGAGTTTCCGCTGGTTATCTGGCAAACAGGCTCGGGCACACAATCAAACATGAACGTAAACGAGGTTGTGGCCAATCGCGCTCACGTGTTGCAAGGCAACAAACTGGGTGAAGGTAAAACCTTCATCCACCCCAATGATGATGTAAACAAATCGCAATCATCAAACGATACTTACCCAACTGCTATGCACATCGCGGCGTACAAAATACTGATGGATGTAACCATCCCCGGTATCGAAAAACTGCGCGATACTTTGCAGGCTAAGGTTGAAGCTTTTAAATCGGTAGTAAAAATTGGCCGTACCCATTTGATGGATGCTACGCCGCTTACATTGGGCCAGGAATTTTCTGGTTATGTATCGCAATTAAATCATGGCCTAAAAGCCCTGCGTAATACACTTGATCACCTGTCCGAGCTTGCCCTTGGTGGTACGGCAGTAGGTACCGGCATCAACACCCCAAAAGGTTACGATGTTAAGGTGGCCGAATATATTGCCCAATTTACCGGCCTGCCATTCATCACTGCCGAAAATAAATTTGAGGCCCTGGCCGCTCACGATGCTATTGTAGAGAGCCATGGCGCGCTGAAACAGATAGCGGTATCGTTAATGAAAATAGCCAATGATATCAGGATGCTGGCTTCTGGTCCGCGTTCGGGTATCGGCGAAATCCATATCCCCGATAACGAACCAGGTTCGTCTATCATGCCGGGCAAGGTTAACCCAACCCAAAATGAGGCTGTTACCATGGTAGCAGCACAGGTAATGGGTAATGATGTAACCATATCTATAGGTGGCTCAAACGGCCATTACGAACTGAACGTGTTTAAACCGGTTATGGCTGCAAACTTCCTGCAATCGGCAAGGTTAATTGGTGATGCCTGCGTATCGTTCAATGATCATTGCGCTGTAGGTATCGAGCCAAATTACGATGGTATTAAAAAGCACCTCGAAAACTCGCTGATGCTGGTTACAGCGCTTAACCCGCATATTGGTTACGAGAATGCCGCCAAAATTGCCAAAACCGCGTTAAAAGAAAATAAATCACTGCGCGAAGCCGCCATTGGCCTGGGCCTGTTAACCAACGAGCAGTTTGACCAATGGGTTCGCCCCGAAAATATGATAGGTAGCTTATAA
- a CDS encoding type II toxin-antitoxin system HigB family toxin: MEDWTEKLKLANWEQPGDIKKTFNTVDVLGKSSDCVIFDIAGNSSRMICKYVFGTKQVHLFVRWIGTHAEYDKVCKEGDQYTINIYRIQNQP, from the coding sequence TTGGAGGATTGGACAGAAAAGTTAAAACTTGCAAATTGGGAGCAGCCAGGTGATATAAAAAAGACTTTTAACACTGTCGACGTTTTAGGTAAAAGCAGTGACTGCGTTATTTTTGATATAGCGGGAAATAGCTCCAGGATGATTTGCAAGTATGTTTTCGGCACAAAACAAGTCCATCTGTTTGTTCGCTGGATTGGCACACATGCCGAATATGACAAAGTTTGTAAAGAAGGTGATCAGTACACAATTAACATTTATCGAATACAGAATCAGCCATAA
- a CDS encoding helix-turn-helix domain-containing protein, translated as MRYTIIKNKSQYDQYCDQLEALLVEANNDTLQDEIDLLTLLIEKYDEEHNTFKETDPITLLRSFMHNHHLKPQDMTLILGIGKSYVSDILNYKKGLSKEVIRKLADYFKVRQEAFNRPYKLVSPINVHLRNASVMNTTKELKYAKVNLKH; from the coding sequence ATGAGATATACCATCATCAAAAATAAATCCCAATACGATCAATATTGCGATCAACTGGAAGCCCTGTTGGTAGAGGCAAATAATGATACATTACAGGATGAGATAGACCTGTTAACATTATTGATTGAAAAATACGACGAAGAACATAATACATTTAAAGAAACTGACCCTATCACTTTGTTGAGGTCTTTTATGCACAATCATCATTTAAAACCACAGGATATGACCCTGATATTGGGTATCGGCAAAAGTTATGTATCTGATATTTTAAATTACAAAAAAGGGCTATCCAAAGAGGTGATCAGAAAACTGGCCGACTATTTTAAAGTGCGGCAGGAGGCTTTTAACCGGCCATATAAATTGGTATCACCTATTAACGTGCACTTGCGCAATGCCAGTGTGATGAATACGACTAAGGAATTGAAATACGCTAAAGTAAATTTAAAACATTAG
- a CDS encoding YciI family protein: protein MGREFMLYIRNAGDAKAALSADEHLAFIKKCETYIGRLKAEGKLIAAQPIVREGYIISKTENTWTQTAIDPAKEVQVGYYHITAKDLAEAVEIAKGNPEFEYVASATIEVRPIKLKEEQTNFVYPK, encoded by the coding sequence ATGGGCCGGGAATTTATGTTATACATCCGCAATGCAGGAGACGCGAAGGCGGCGTTATCGGCAGATGAGCACCTTGCATTTATAAAAAAATGCGAAACTTATATCGGGCGGCTAAAAGCGGAGGGTAAATTAATAGCAGCCCAGCCCATTGTGCGGGAAGGTTATATTATTTCAAAAACTGAAAACACGTGGACACAAACAGCCATTGATCCTGCTAAAGAAGTGCAGGTTGGCTATTATCATATTACAGCAAAAGATTTGGCCGAGGCGGTGGAAATAGCGAAGGGCAACCCCGAGTTTGAATACGTGGCTTCGGCTACAATTGAGGTAAGACCTATAAAACTGAAAGAAGAACAAACGAATTTTGTGTATCCGAAATAG
- a CDS encoding CehA/McbA family metallohydrolase, translating to MTFNNYKKTTLVNTFLLIVCTFACNTALAQAPHINPWTATEVDQLPPIASLSKGVWLKGELHVHSRHSTESSNNPISKIIAFSKSAGIDFVAITDHDNHVNGDVAHHTWADPEFKSDSVLLFYSAEWTTTRGHGNAFSAVPYDHQKLYDVRDQRDVVVGAVKKQLGIHLSANHPSGKDHFGYSYDMVNSIEVWNSAIWSKNANAIMIWDDMLSSGRKLTGRGGSDAHHGVPDSPDKETKNSYQAKANYVGTPITWVFATSRTTQAVIDALTNGRVCISQNPYAPRVEFYADINQDGKMDMMMGDNAKATGKPVKFRVQLTGKVPADGEYTINIIKNGNPFGSFKTTGKAPMIEFTDSPATVERSYYRVEVQGTPTPYPQVPGSMALSGNMVGLSNPIFFNFDPNF from the coding sequence ATGACTTTTAACAACTACAAAAAAACAACGCTGGTAAATACATTTCTGCTTATCGTCTGCACATTCGCCTGCAATACAGCATTAGCCCAGGCACCCCACATTAACCCCTGGACAGCAACCGAAGTTGACCAACTGCCGCCAATCGCCAGCCTGAGTAAGGGCGTTTGGCTCAAGGGCGAACTGCATGTGCACTCGCGCCATAGTACCGAATCATCCAATAACCCCATCAGCAAAATCATCGCTTTTTCCAAATCGGCGGGGATTGATTTTGTGGCCATTACCGACCATGATAACCATGTAAACGGCGATGTGGCCCACCACACCTGGGCCGACCCCGAATTTAAATCAGACTCGGTACTGCTGTTTTACAGCGCCGAGTGGACAACCACCCGCGGCCATGGCAATGCCTTCTCGGCCGTACCCTATGATCACCAAAAACTATATGACGTGCGCGACCAGCGTGATGTGGTAGTAGGTGCCGTAAAAAAACAGTTAGGCATCCACCTTTCGGCCAACCACCCAAGCGGGAAAGATCATTTTGGGTATTCGTATGATATGGTTAACTCGATAGAAGTGTGGAACTCGGCTATCTGGTCAAAAAATGCCAATGCCATCATGATTTGGGACGATATGCTATCATCAGGCCGCAAGCTTACCGGCCGCGGCGGGAGCGACGCCCACCATGGCGTTCCAGATTCACCGGATAAGGAAACAAAAAACAGCTACCAGGCCAAGGCCAACTATGTGGGCACCCCAATCACCTGGGTATTTGCCACATCGCGCACCACGCAGGCCGTAATAGACGCCCTTACCAACGGGCGGGTATGCATTAGCCAGAACCCTTACGCGCCACGCGTTGAGTTTTATGCCGATATAAACCAGGATGGTAAAATGGATATGATGATGGGCGACAATGCCAAAGCCACAGGCAAACCTGTAAAATTCCGTGTGCAGCTAACCGGCAAAGTACCTGCCGATGGCGAGTACACCATCAACATCATAAAAAACGGCAATCCTTTTGGCAGCTTTAAAACCACGGGGAAAGCACCCATGATTGAGTTTACAGATTCGCCGGCAACCGTCGAGCGGAGTTATTACCGTGTAGAAGTACAAGGCACACCTACACCCTACCCTCAGGTTCCGGGATCAATGGCTTTGAGCGGTAATATGGTTGGCTTATCAAACCCGATATTTTTTAATTTTGATCCTAATTTTTGA
- a CDS encoding tetratricopeptide repeat protein: MKTYHKFLLFILFIACAPVAFGQNKDDAKTLVKEGIALHDAGKYDEAIAKYKEALKIDPEYSSAYHEISYSLFSSGRGMEAIPYLEKLLALDPKSAGAYDMLGSIYDDDKQPDKAVEYYKKGIEADPQYQRLHYNLAITCMRQKKYAESENYAVEAIKLDPKHASSQRAYALATFYENKRGVSLLAWCSFLMLEPQTKRSAEAYRYVQHIINYGVKQTGEKNVTINVSTDDLNGTNLLMPITVVNATSGKKDLTKTDSLTLQLKGLFSIASTFEDKKGDPFYKNFLGDYFKKLSETDNMPAFTHLISLGTNQEENLQWFKENNAKLSALDAWVAATKREF, encoded by the coding sequence ATGAAAACCTATCACAAATTCCTGCTGTTTATTTTGTTTATCGCTTGTGCGCCGGTTGCTTTCGGGCAGAATAAGGACGATGCCAAAACCCTGGTAAAAGAGGGGATTGCCCTGCACGATGCCGGCAAATACGATGAAGCTATTGCCAAATACAAAGAGGCTTTAAAAATCGATCCTGAATATTCAAGCGCCTACCACGAAATTAGTTATAGCCTTTTTAGTTCGGGCAGGGGAATGGAGGCTATCCCTTACCTGGAAAAACTGCTCGCCTTAGATCCAAAATCCGCCGGCGCTTATGATATGCTGGGCAGCATTTATGATGATGACAAGCAACCGGATAAGGCTGTTGAATATTATAAAAAAGGTATAGAGGCTGATCCGCAATACCAGCGGCTGCATTATAACCTGGCGATAACCTGCATGCGTCAAAAAAAATATGCCGAGTCCGAAAATTATGCGGTGGAGGCTATTAAGCTCGACCCAAAACATGCCAGCAGCCAGCGCGCGTATGCTTTGGCTACTTTTTATGAAAATAAACGCGGGGTGTCACTTTTGGCCTGGTGTAGTTTTTTGATGCTTGAGCCGCAAACCAAAAGATCGGCCGAGGCATACCGATATGTTCAGCATATCATCAATTATGGCGTAAAGCAAACTGGTGAAAAAAACGTGACCATTAATGTGTCAACAGATGATTTGAACGGGACCAACTTGCTGATGCCGATAACGGTGGTTAACGCCACATCAGGTAAAAAAGATCTAACTAAAACCGATTCGCTGACGCTACAATTGAAGGGCCTTTTTAGTATTGCCAGTACTTTTGAAGACAAGAAAGGCGATCCCTTCTATAAAAACTTCCTTGGCGACTATTTTAAAAAACTTTCCGAAACGGATAATATGCCCGCTTTTACCCACCTTATTAGCCTAGGTACAAATCAGGAAGAAAACCTGCAATGGTTTAAAGAAAACAACGCCAAACTATCGGCATTGGATGCCTGGGTAGCGGCTACAAAAAGAGAGTTTTGA
- a CDS encoding tetratricopeptide repeat protein — MNIVKKFWLLMLLLPFSAAVRAQDTDVAGLIKQGIQLNNQHDYAGAIEKYKMALTTEPDNAQANYQIAFSLNASGKGTDGIPYLIKVTKTNSSFTGPAFELLGGIYDSSHQPQQAIDAYKEGLKIKPDYQPLYFNLGIAYFRAKQFAEAEQAAIEAIKLDPKHANSQRLYGLVTFHQNKRAAALMGFCSYLLLDPEGPRSDEAYTNMQSILKGGTLKTEDAKAEASAVTLNRALNAAIAKAKPGSTPAEVLENQLKSIFEAIGQLAEKQTGNDFFRHYYADFFYSLSKTNNMSAFARLMGLSADKEANKQWLQQNEDKRKALDTWVAQAERKF; from the coding sequence ATGAATATAGTTAAAAAATTTTGGTTGTTGATGCTTCTTTTACCGTTTTCGGCAGCTGTTCGGGCTCAGGATACCGATGTTGCCGGGTTGATAAAACAGGGCATCCAGCTCAACAATCAGCATGATTATGCCGGGGCAATTGAAAAATATAAAATGGCTTTAACAACCGAACCGGATAATGCCCAGGCCAATTATCAAATAGCATTCAGCCTGAATGCATCGGGTAAAGGCACCGACGGAATCCCGTACCTGATTAAGGTGACCAAAACTAACTCCAGCTTTACCGGCCCGGCGTTTGAGTTGTTAGGTGGTATTTACGACAGCAGCCACCAACCCCAACAAGCCATTGATGCTTATAAGGAGGGCCTAAAAATAAAGCCCGACTACCAGCCTTTGTATTTTAACCTTGGCATAGCCTACTTCCGCGCCAAACAATTTGCCGAAGCCGAGCAGGCGGCCATAGAAGCCATAAAACTCGACCCCAAACATGCCAATAGCCAGCGCCTGTACGGCCTGGTAACTTTCCACCAAAACAAAAGGGCAGCGGCGTTGATGGGCTTTTGCAGCTATTTACTCCTGGATCCCGAAGGCCCGCGCAGCGACGAGGCCTATACCAATATGCAAAGCATTTTAAAAGGCGGCACGCTTAAAACAGAAGATGCCAAAGCCGAAGCATCAGCCGTAACTTTGAACCGGGCCTTGAATGCGGCTATAGCAAAAGCGAAACCAGGTTCAACACCCGCAGAAGTATTAGAAAATCAGCTAAAGTCGATTTTTGAAGCAATTGGGCAATTGGCCGAAAAGCAGACGGGGAATGATTTCTTTAGGCACTATTATGCCGATTTTTTTTACAGCCTTAGTAAAACCAATAATATGTCAGCCTTTGCAAGGCTGATGGGTTTAAGTGCAGATAAGGAAGCTAACAAACAATGGCTGCAGCAAAATGAGGATAAGCGTAAAGCGCTGGATACCTGGGTTGCGCAGGCGGAAAGAAAGTTTTAA
- a CDS encoding serine hydrolase domain-containing protein yields MKLLYKSTLSFASLLLILTACSSKNKDKAQSAAGPATAKPLDTVTLLAYNPKNADKKIDAVMQELHRTRAFNGNVLVAKKGKIIYENAIGWADYLHRDSLQIGSQFELASVTKTMTSTAILMLMERGKLKLDDDVKKFFPDFPYDGVTIRLLLTHRSGMMNYVYFIDDIYRSQHLNQRKGLTNMEAMKMIADYKPHPFNVPNKRFLYNNSNFMVLGSIIEKVSGVSYAQFMKDNVFKPASMLHTAVYSKAVYDKIPVHVVGHDRGQWKYSVAQNFLDGPVGDKGIYSTIKDLFLFDRALRAGILLKQATLDSAYVPRNPMLHGHFSYGYGWRTFTAPGQQVIYHTGWWHGFRHIYLRDMKNDITIVLLSNLANGSLLKLDDLFKAAGMPVVRKSAYNGNGDTSDD; encoded by the coding sequence ATGAAGTTATTGTACAAGAGTACCCTTTCGTTCGCGTCCTTACTGCTGATTTTAACAGCCTGTTCGTCAAAAAATAAAGATAAAGCGCAAAGCGCCGCCGGCCCCGCCACCGCCAAACCACTGGATACAGTTACCTTGCTGGCCTACAACCCCAAAAACGCCGATAAAAAAATAGATGCGGTAATGCAGGAATTGCACCGCACCCGCGCATTTAATGGCAATGTGCTGGTAGCCAAAAAAGGAAAAATTATTTATGAAAACGCCATTGGCTGGGCCGACTACCTGCACCGCGACAGCCTGCAAATAGGCTCCCAATTTGAGCTGGCCTCGGTTACCAAAACCATGACATCAACAGCCATATTGATGCTGATGGAACGTGGCAAGCTCAAATTGGATGATGATGTAAAAAAGTTCTTCCCCGATTTTCCGTACGATGGGGTTACCATTCGCCTGTTGCTTACCCACCGCTCGGGTATGATGAATTATGTGTATTTCATTGATGACATCTATCGAAGCCAACACCTTAATCAAAGGAAAGGGCTTACCAATATGGAGGCCATGAAAATGATTGCCGATTACAAACCACATCCATTCAATGTACCCAACAAGCGTTTTTTGTACAATAATTCAAACTTTATGGTGCTGGGTTCTATTATCGAAAAAGTGAGCGGCGTATCATATGCCCAGTTTATGAAAGACAACGTATTTAAACCGGCCAGCATGTTGCACACGGCAGTTTACTCCAAAGCAGTTTATGATAAAATACCCGTGCATGTGGTTGGTCATGACCGCGGGCAGTGGAAGTATTCGGTAGCGCAAAACTTTTTAGATGGCCCGGTTGGCGATAAAGGTATCTATAGTACCATTAAAGATCTTTTCCTGTTTGACAGGGCGCTGCGTGCCGGAATATTACTAAAACAAGCCACGCTCGATTCGGCCTATGTGCCGCGTAACCCTATGCTGCATGGCCACTTTAGCTATGGCTACGGCTGGCGTACCTTTACCGCACCTGGCCAGCAGGTTATTTATCATACCGGCTGGTGGCATGGTTTCAGGCACATTTACCTGCGCGATATGAAAAACGATATTACTATTGTTTTGTTATCAAACTTAGCCAATGGCAGCCTCTTAAAACTCGACGACCTGTTTAAAGCCGCCGGCATGCCTGTTGTGCGTAAAAGTGCTTACAACGGTAATGGTGATACCAGTGATGATTAG
- a CDS encoding YbaB/EbfC family nucleoid-associated protein, giving the protein MFDKIMEAQQKAGESKKRLDAITVTGSAEGGKIVVTANANKVVKSININPDFLADADKEELEELLVVAFNKAMEQADNVSQAEMAAMTKDMFGGMPGLGNLFGK; this is encoded by the coding sequence ATGTTTGATAAAATAATGGAAGCCCAGCAAAAGGCTGGCGAATCGAAAAAACGCCTGGATGCTATTACTGTAACAGGCAGTGCCGAGGGTGGCAAAATTGTGGTAACGGCCAATGCCAACAAAGTGGTAAAATCAATAAATATCAACCCCGATTTTTTGGCTGATGCCGATAAGGAAGAGTTGGAAGAGTTATTGGTTGTGGCTTTTAACAAAGCCATGGAACAAGCCGATAACGTAAGCCAGGCCGAAATGGCTGCTATGACCAAAGATATGTTTGGCGGGATGCCGGGTTTAGGAAACTTGTTTGGAAAATAA
- a CDS encoding metal-dependent hydrolase — protein sequence MKTTYYGQSTVEIELSSGTKLLFDPFITHNPLAKDVDLQTLKPDYILVSHGHGDHVADLIEVQKNSGAKVICIAEIANWLNGKGIDNVHGMNIGGGFNFDFGRVKMVNAVHSSTMPDGAAGGNPAGFLLTIEGKKIYFSGDTALTYDMKLLEDENLDWAYFPIGDNYTMGADDAIKAAGFINCKNIIGIHYDSFDVIKIDKDEVREKFIKAGLNLKLPAIGETIDL from the coding sequence ATGAAAACGACTTATTACGGCCAATCAACCGTTGAGATAGAATTGAGCAGCGGCACCAAACTTTTGTTTGATCCATTTATAACACACAACCCCTTGGCTAAGGATGTTGATTTACAAACGCTGAAACCTGATTATATCCTGGTATCACACGGACACGGCGATCATGTTGCCGACCTGATAGAAGTGCAAAAAAACAGCGGCGCTAAAGTTATCTGCATCGCCGAAATTGCTAACTGGCTTAACGGCAAAGGTATTGACAATGTACATGGCATGAATATAGGCGGTGGTTTTAACTTTGATTTTGGCCGGGTTAAAATGGTAAACGCGGTTCACTCCAGCACTATGCCTGATGGTGCCGCTGGGGGTAATCCTGCAGGTTTTCTATTAACCATCGAAGGTAAAAAAATCTATTTTTCCGGCGATACCGCGCTTACCTATGATATGAAGCTGCTGGAAGACGAAAACCTTGACTGGGCTTACTTCCCTATCGGCGATAACTATACCATGGGTGCCGATGATGCTATTAAAGCCGCAGGTTTTATTAACTGTAAAAACATCATAGGCATTCATTACGATTCTTTTGATGTTATTAAAATCGACAAAGACGAGGTAAGAGAAAAATTCATCAAAGCCGGGTTAAATTTAAAGTTGCCGGCTATTGGCGAAACGATAGATTTGTAG